From a single Fulvivirga ulvae genomic region:
- a CDS encoding aspartyl protease family protein, which yields MNKILFVPVTLSVLLIFQSCNPTEKPETSLQVYEHLDSLYRNKAFFKLKDGFNKNKALLGDRDRLVIQAFTDAIFNNREASNAAIDSVMSHHNASLSDSLKLQLLETKINNSVFIGRYYEAFEATKAILALGGLSNEEKDDHENTLKIYDALKNSPGQMAIITESTLPIGKDMAGLSRIPVTIGNTEQQAVFDTGANLSVITDSLAIKYGLTILGETFKVTALTGNEVDSHIALADSLKIGNTILKNVVFLVFPESSLSFPSIGYQIDLIIGFLVIHALREVSIVKNASLHIPETTGDYSVTNMALDFLTPIVAVEQDSRTLPFTFDTGASSTQLYKSYFNLHKDAIVQSGKPDTVSLGGAGGAIKTAIYKTTFSAAIAQQPFSVDSAQVFYDHDLKKDIGMYGNLGQDVFQQFDTLTMNFEKMFLKLE from the coding sequence CATTATCAGTATTGCTTATTTTCCAAAGTTGCAACCCCACAGAAAAGCCGGAGACTAGCCTCCAGGTTTATGAACATTTGGATTCGCTATATAGAAACAAAGCTTTTTTTAAGCTAAAGGACGGGTTTAATAAAAACAAGGCTTTGCTCGGCGATAGGGACCGCCTCGTTATTCAGGCATTTACCGATGCCATTTTTAACAACAGGGAAGCTTCCAACGCAGCCATAGACAGCGTAATGAGCCACCACAATGCCTCCCTCTCTGACTCTCTTAAACTCCAGCTTCTGGAGACCAAAATCAACAACAGCGTATTTATTGGCAGGTATTATGAAGCCTTTGAAGCTACCAAAGCCATTCTGGCCCTGGGCGGGTTGAGCAATGAAGAAAAAGACGACCATGAAAACACCCTGAAAATTTATGATGCTCTGAAAAACAGCCCCGGCCAAATGGCTATCATCACTGAAAGCACCTTGCCCATTGGTAAGGACATGGCTGGACTATCAAGAATACCTGTTACCATAGGCAATACCGAGCAACAAGCCGTTTTCGATACGGGCGCAAATCTATCGGTTATTACTGACAGCCTGGCCATAAAATACGGCCTGACCATACTCGGGGAAACTTTCAAGGTTACTGCACTGACAGGCAATGAGGTGGATTCTCATATTGCTTTGGCCGACTCACTGAAAATAGGAAATACAATCTTAAAAAATGTGGTGTTTCTTGTATTTCCCGAAAGTAGCCTGAGTTTTCCTTCAATCGGTTATCAAATTGACCTGATCATCGGCTTCCTGGTTATTCATGCCCTTAGGGAAGTGAGTATAGTAAAGAATGCAAGCCTCCACATCCCGGAAACTACCGGCGATTATTCTGTAACAAACATGGCACTGGATTTTCTCACTCCTATAGTTGCCGTCGAGCAGGATTCACGCACCCTCCCGTTCACTTTTGATACCGGGGCATCATCGACCCAGCTTTACAAATCATATTTTAATCTCCATAAAGATGCCATAGTTCAAAGTGGAAAGCCGGACACTGTATCTCTCGGTGGAGCGGGTGGAGCTATAAAAACTGCTATTTATAAAACCACCTTCTCTGCAGCCATAGCACAACAGCCTTTTAGTGTGGACTCTGCACAGGTCTTTTATGATCATGACCTCAAAAAGGATATTGGCATGTACGGTAACCTGGGCCAGGATGTATTCCAGCAGTTTGATACCCTTACCATGAATTTTGAAAAGATGTTTTTAAAGCTGGAATGA
- a CDS encoding carboxy terminal-processing peptidase yields the protein MNRLLVALLLCFFSVGTYGLQNCELPARLVETLQANHYNPKELNDSLSSSIYEHFIRLLDPDAIVFSYGDIQKLNRLKDQIDDDVRTKECFVYEEVLSAYKAKLSKIIDHIKLCKLSDLSKYDTYEFTIPAKKEFPEDAIEIVNLQLKAGYFHRIQSKTASTDDSDFFNEAKEQVLCKYTRMLSPEEGLDQKVLSAYLNAIALAFDPHSQYMTEHDREQIAFALDTEAQGFGFTVSRNLVHELEVNTVIPGSPAWQDESIHEGDILLAVKADEVHLDLECMDVEEVNMILLQSPYETIKLRLKQSDQIKNIELRRSRLNQYGNTLKAFIVNGQKRFAYISIPSFYTSFDDPRYIKGLADDLAKELLNLKSENIDGLILDVRSNGGGSMAEAIKLLGLFIDEGVLFTIENSKKEVSTIKDPNRGVAYDGPLLVMINEASASASEVFAATIQDWGRGIIAGSKSYGKSTSQLILPVAHSKGHYLKVTTEAMHRITGSSYQGRGVIPDITLENILENFVHGESATPNYLRLSGHSAVVVNKSFLPINQLKEKSSARLSQTNQYASIKKMNNDLKKGKTFTIHMNKGTYESDMESLQTWFTQLEGITGLQHQQFELEIPEYSEFDISIDEVLSTDYKKAQETLKQDFYLWESYNILADYIEITN from the coding sequence ATGAATCGACTTCTCGTTGCACTACTGCTTTGTTTTTTTAGCGTAGGCACTTATGGGCTTCAAAATTGTGAATTGCCAGCTCGGTTAGTTGAAACGCTCCAGGCTAACCATTATAACCCGAAAGAGCTCAACGACTCACTTTCTTCAAGTATTTATGAGCATTTTATTCGTTTGCTGGACCCCGATGCCATAGTTTTCTCCTATGGTGATATCCAAAAATTGAATCGCCTCAAAGATCAAATTGATGATGATGTACGCACGAAGGAGTGTTTTGTTTATGAAGAAGTATTGAGTGCTTATAAAGCAAAGTTATCAAAAATTATAGACCACATTAAGCTTTGCAAGTTATCGGATTTGTCAAAATATGATACTTATGAGTTCACTATACCAGCAAAAAAGGAGTTTCCTGAAGACGCAATTGAAATTGTAAACCTGCAGCTCAAAGCGGGCTACTTTCACCGGATACAGTCAAAAACCGCTTCCACCGATGATTCGGATTTTTTCAATGAGGCCAAGGAGCAAGTACTTTGTAAATACACGCGTATGCTATCCCCGGAGGAGGGTCTGGATCAGAAAGTTCTCTCTGCCTATTTAAACGCTATAGCCCTCGCTTTCGATCCACACTCTCAATACATGACTGAGCATGACAGAGAGCAAATAGCGTTTGCCCTTGACACCGAGGCACAAGGCTTTGGCTTTACAGTAAGCAGGAACCTGGTCCATGAGTTAGAAGTAAATACAGTCATTCCGGGGAGTCCGGCCTGGCAAGATGAAAGTATTCACGAAGGGGATATACTGCTGGCTGTAAAAGCCGACGAGGTGCACTTAGACCTCGAGTGTATGGATGTTGAGGAGGTGAACATGATATTGCTACAATCCCCCTATGAAACGATCAAACTCCGTTTGAAGCAGTCGGATCAAATAAAAAACATTGAACTGAGACGCTCAAGGCTCAACCAGTATGGCAATACCTTAAAAGCTTTTATTGTAAATGGCCAAAAAAGATTTGCTTACATTTCCATTCCCTCCTTCTACACTTCATTTGATGACCCCAGATATATCAAAGGCCTGGCAGATGACCTGGCCAAAGAGCTGCTAAATTTAAAGTCAGAGAATATTGATGGGCTTATCCTGGATGTACGTTCCAATGGTGGCGGAAGCATGGCAGAAGCGATTAAATTACTGGGGCTGTTTATAGATGAAGGCGTATTGTTCACTATCGAAAATTCTAAAAAAGAAGTTAGCACTATAAAAGACCCCAATCGTGGAGTGGCCTATGACGGTCCCCTGCTGGTCATGATCAATGAGGCGAGTGCATCTGCCTCTGAAGTATTCGCTGCTACCATTCAGGATTGGGGTAGAGGCATAATTGCAGGCTCTAAAAGTTATGGTAAATCCACTTCACAATTGATACTTCCGGTCGCTCATAGTAAAGGCCATTATTTAAAAGTAACTACCGAAGCTATGCACAGGATCACCGGTTCAAGTTATCAGGGACGGGGCGTCATTCCTGATATTACCCTCGAAAATATTCTTGAAAACTTTGTACATGGTGAAAGCGCTACTCCCAATTACCTCAGGCTCTCCGGTCATTCGGCTGTTGTTGTTAACAAAAGCTTTCTTCCAATCAATCAATTAAAGGAAAAAAGTAGTGCCAGACTCTCTCAAACGAATCAATACGCCTCTATTAAAAAGATGAATAATGATTTGAAGAAGGGTAAAACTTTTACAATCCACATGAATAAAGGCACTTATGAGAGTGACATGGAAAGTCTTCAAACATGGTTTACACAACTGGAAGGGATCACCGGTCTTCAGCATCAACAGTTTGAGCTGGAGATACCGGAATATTCGGAATTTGACATATCCATAGATGAAGTACTCAGTACAGACTACAAAAAGGCACAGGAGACATTAAAGCAAGACTTTTACTTATGGGAGTCCTACAACATATTGGCAGATTACATTGAAATTACGAATTAG
- a CDS encoding LIC11966 family surface protein, whose protein sequence is MKTTQVFFILLILAFHAHGQETASDYMAKIGNEYREIQNDTWAYIKAAAHGRNARKIDKRRLELTETIKKANGTIRRFNTYQKDPSLRDATVKYLSLSEIVIKEDYGKIVDMEKIAEESYDAMEAYLRAKKEAGEKLTAAHQELDSAQSTFAAKHGINLISKLDKQGEKIKKASEVMDYYNKVYLVFFKSYKQEGYVLQDLSNNDMGAFEQNKNTLNTFSTDGLLEIDNIGSYNGDPMITTVGKKLLNFYQKEASEHFDTYSKTVLLKEKLEKMSKYLEAKKPSKRTQEDIDKYNETLSEYNEQVNVYNKVNDTLNKQRTELLKEWNDDSEKFMAKHVPK, encoded by the coding sequence ATGAAAACAACACAAGTATTTTTTATCTTACTCATTTTGGCCTTCCATGCTCATGGACAGGAAACAGCCTCTGACTACATGGCAAAAATCGGCAATGAATACCGTGAGATCCAGAATGATACCTGGGCCTATATAAAAGCTGCCGCTCATGGAAGAAATGCACGAAAAATAGATAAACGCAGACTTGAACTTACCGAAACCATAAAAAAAGCCAATGGCACCATTCGTAGGTTTAATACATACCAGAAAGACCCTTCCCTCAGAGATGCCACTGTTAAATACCTGAGTTTAAGTGAAATTGTGATCAAGGAAGATTATGGGAAAATAGTAGATATGGAAAAAATAGCGGAAGAATCCTACGACGCCATGGAAGCCTACCTGAGAGCAAAAAAGGAAGCAGGGGAAAAATTGACCGCAGCTCACCAGGAGTTGGATAGTGCACAAAGCACTTTTGCTGCAAAACATGGCATAAACCTGATAAGCAAGCTGGACAAACAAGGTGAAAAAATAAAAAAGGCCTCAGAAGTAATGGACTACTATAACAAAGTTTACCTGGTTTTTTTCAAAAGCTATAAGCAGGAAGGTTATGTTTTACAAGACCTTAGCAATAACGACATGGGTGCTTTTGAGCAAAACAAAAATACTTTGAATACTTTTTCAACAGACGGGTTGCTGGAAATTGATAACATAGGTAGTTATAATGGAGACCCTATGATAACGACAGTCGGAAAAAAGCTGCTAAATTTTTATCAGAAAGAGGCCTCTGAGCATTTTGACACCTACTCTAAAACAGTATTACTGAAAGAAAAACTTGAAAAGATGTCTAAATACCTTGAGGCCAAAAAACCATCAAAACGGACCCAGGAAGATATTGACAAGTACAACGAAACATTGAGCGAATACAACGAACAAGTGAATGTTTATAACAAGGTAAACGATACGCTGAACAAACAGCGTACTGAACTTCTTAAAGAGTGGAATGATGATTCTGAAAAGTTCATGGCTAAACATGTACCCAAATAA
- a CDS encoding outer membrane lipoprotein-sorting protein produces the protein MKRMRLMVLALFFVASGAQAQTADEIITNYFENTGGYANWGALKGVKMNFKVNQGGMEIPIEVVQLADGKQYTKVSLQGNDIMQGVYDGNVLWNTNFQTMKAEKADAETTANHKLNTNDFPQDLYNYEKKGYKLELVGNETVEGTETFKIKLVKEPVTVDGEKVDDVVYYFFDKENFVPIAQESEVVSGPQKGIISHISFSDYQEVEGLYFPFSISQGVKDGPSQPITIDAIEINPEVDESSFAFPEGE, from the coding sequence ATGAAAAGAATGAGATTAATGGTGCTAGCATTATTTTTTGTAGCATCAGGGGCACAAGCCCAAACGGCTGATGAAATCATTACAAATTATTTTGAAAATACCGGTGGTTACGCAAACTGGGGAGCCCTTAAAGGCGTAAAAATGAATTTCAAAGTAAATCAGGGTGGCATGGAAATTCCTATTGAGGTAGTTCAACTGGCTGATGGAAAGCAATACACTAAGGTTAGTCTTCAGGGAAATGATATCATGCAGGGTGTTTATGATGGCAATGTGCTTTGGAATACCAACTTCCAAACCATGAAAGCTGAAAAAGCTGACGCAGAAACTACTGCTAACCATAAGCTTAATACCAATGATTTCCCTCAGGACCTTTACAACTACGAGAAAAAAGGCTATAAGCTCGAACTGGTAGGTAATGAGACTGTGGAAGGTACCGAAACCTTTAAAATAAAGCTGGTTAAAGAGCCTGTAACCGTGGATGGAGAAAAGGTAGACGATGTGGTGTATTACTTCTTCGACAAAGAGAATTTTGTTCCCATTGCCCAGGAAAGTGAAGTGGTTTCTGGTCCGCAGAAGGGCATTATATCCCATATCTCATTTAGCGATTACCAGGAAGTCGAAGGCCTCTATTTCCCATTCTCTATATCGCAGGGAGTAAAGGACGGACCTTCTCAGCCCATTACTATAGATGCTATAGAAATTAACCCTGAAGTGG